The following proteins are encoded in a genomic region of Arachis ipaensis cultivar K30076 chromosome B02, Araip1.1, whole genome shotgun sequence:
- the LOC107628412 gene encoding probable methyltransferase PMT2 encodes MDMNAGLGSFAAAIQSPKLWVMNVVPTTAEKSTLGVIYEHGLIGIYHDWCEAFSTYPRTYDLIHANGLFSLYKDKCNAEDILLEMDRILRPESAVIFRDEVDTLIKVKKIVAGMRWDTKMVDHEDGPLVPEKILIAVKQYWVVDGNSTSTQ; translated from the exons ATGGATATGAATGCTGGGTTGGGTAGTTTTGCTGCAGCTATTCAATCTCCCAAGTTATGGGTCATGAACGTTGTGCCTACCACAGCTGAGAAAAGTACCCTGGGGGTCATATATGAGCACGGCTTGATTGGCATTTATCATGATTG GTGTGAAGCCTTTTCAACATATCCAAGGACATATGATCTCATTCATGCCAATGGCCTCTTTAGTCTGTACAAGGATAA ATGTAATGCAGAAGACATTCTTCTGGAGATGGACCGGATCTTGCGGCCAGAAAGCGCCGTCATATTCCGCGATGAAGTCGATACCTTAATAAAGGTAAAGAAAATAGTTGCAGGAATGAGATGGGATACCAAAATGGTTGACCATGAAGATGGTCCTCTTGTTCCTGAGAAGATACTAATTGCTGTAAAGCAGTATTGGGTTGTTGATGGAAATTCCACTTCTACACAATAA